One window of the Pseudomonas sp. S04 genome contains the following:
- a CDS encoding response regulator encodes MHVLVCEDDELIASGIVAGLTAQGLTVEHVATASAARAMLKVAEFDVMVLDLGLPDEDGLKLLQQLRHQGLEIPVLILTARDSVTDRVDGLQAGADDYLLKPFDLRELAARLHTLLRRVAGRSVNLIEHGALSYDPSSRETLLAGQPVDLSRREQALLQALLHNRGRVLSTEQLKDSVYGFNDELESNALNVHIHHLRSKLGKGIVETVRGLGYRLGPADGAGPSK; translated from the coding sequence ATGCACGTACTTGTCTGTGAAGATGATGAGCTGATTGCCAGCGGCATTGTAGCCGGCCTGACCGCTCAGGGCCTGACCGTCGAGCATGTGGCCACGGCATCGGCGGCCCGGGCCATGCTCAAGGTTGCCGAGTTCGATGTGATGGTGCTCGACCTTGGGTTGCCGGACGAAGACGGCCTGAAACTGCTGCAGCAGTTGCGCCACCAGGGCCTGGAGATTCCGGTGCTGATCCTGACTGCCCGGGACTCGGTCACCGACCGCGTCGACGGCCTGCAAGCCGGTGCCGATGACTACCTGCTCAAACCCTTCGACCTGCGCGAACTGGCCGCGCGCCTGCACACCCTGCTGCGCCGGGTCGCGGGGCGCAGCGTCAACCTGATCGAGCATGGCGCCCTGAGCTATGACCCCAGCAGCCGGGAAACACTGTTGGCCGGCCAGCCGGTGGACCTCTCGCGTCGCGAGCAAGCGCTGTTGCAAGCGCTGCTACATAACCGCGGCCGGGTGCTGTCGACCGAGCAACTGAAGGACAGCGTGTACGGTTTCAACGACGAGTTGGAGAGCAACGCGCTGAACGTACATATCCACCATTTGCGCAGCAAACTCGGCAAAGGCATCGTTGAAACCGTGCGCGGCCTGGGCTATCGCCTGGGGCCGGCGGATGGGGCAGGGCCAAGCAAGTGA
- the dsbD gene encoding protein-disulfide reductase DsbD, whose protein sequence is MRRLFLLFLVFFASLAQAASNPFETKPDFLPVGKAFVFTSERLESGETQLFWQIADGYYLYQKRMSFNGMAEAHKPALPEGEAHSDEFFGDQQVYRQGLELKIPAGATGQIKVGFQGCADAGLCYPPQTQVVDLGGGAAQANASEAPDQALASGLQQHALGWSLLVFFGLGLLLAFAPCSLPMLPILAGLVVGSGASAKRGFALAGSYVVSMALVYAALGVLAALLGANLQALLQNAWLLGSFAVIFVLLSLPMFGFFELQLPAALRDRLENASRKQGGGSLVGAGILGALSGLLVGPCMTAPLAGALLYIAQSGNALHGGLILFSMGLGIGLPLLLLVTVGNRFLPKPGAWMNLLKGVFGFLFLGTALVMVRPVLDPVLWVGLWGGLLLVIAYSAWRQTEGFGRATHLFGGLALLSGLWGSLLLIGAAGGSDDLFNPLQVYRAPSSSAIAAPTAHDAFITVKDPAELQRQLDDARAQGQWVLLDYYADWCVSCKIMEKQVFGKPQVMEALKEVRLLRLDVTADNPASRELLARYKVPGPPSLLWIGADGVERRSQRITGEVDAAGFLQRWDITRDAR, encoded by the coding sequence ATGCGTCGTCTGTTTTTACTGTTCCTGGTTTTTTTTGCCAGCCTGGCCCAGGCCGCGTCGAACCCGTTCGAGACCAAACCCGATTTCCTGCCCGTCGGCAAAGCTTTCGTTTTTACCTCCGAGCGTCTTGAGTCGGGCGAAACCCAACTGTTCTGGCAGATAGCCGACGGTTACTACCTGTACCAGAAGCGCATGAGCTTCAACGGCATGGCCGAGGCCCACAAGCCAGCATTGCCTGAGGGCGAGGCCCACAGCGACGAGTTCTTTGGCGACCAGCAGGTCTACCGCCAAGGGCTGGAACTGAAGATCCCGGCCGGCGCCACCGGTCAGATCAAGGTCGGCTTCCAGGGCTGTGCCGATGCCGGCCTGTGTTACCCACCACAGACCCAGGTGGTCGACCTCGGTGGCGGCGCGGCGCAAGCCAACGCCAGTGAGGCGCCGGACCAGGCCCTAGCCAGCGGCCTGCAGCAACACGCCCTGGGTTGGAGCCTGCTGGTGTTCTTCGGCCTGGGCCTGCTCCTGGCCTTCGCCCCTTGCTCGTTGCCGATGCTGCCGATTCTCGCCGGCCTGGTGGTTGGCAGCGGAGCCAGCGCCAAGCGCGGCTTTGCCCTGGCCGGCAGCTACGTGGTGAGCATGGCGCTGGTGTATGCCGCGCTGGGGGTACTGGCCGCCCTGCTGGGTGCCAATTTGCAGGCCCTGTTGCAGAACGCCTGGCTGCTCGGCAGTTTTGCCGTGATCTTCGTGCTGCTGTCGTTGCCAATGTTCGGCTTCTTCGAACTGCAACTGCCGGCCGCCCTGCGTGATCGCCTGGAGAACGCCAGTCGCAAACAAGGTGGCGGCAGCCTGGTCGGCGCGGGCATCCTCGGGGCGCTGTCCGGTTTGCTGGTGGGACCGTGCATGACCGCACCGCTGGCCGGCGCCCTGCTGTACATCGCCCAGAGCGGCAATGCCCTGCACGGCGGGCTGATCCTGTTCAGCATGGGCCTGGGCATCGGTTTGCCATTGTTGCTGCTGGTGACCGTTGGCAATCGATTCCTGCCCAAGCCCGGTGCCTGGATGAACCTGCTCAAGGGGGTTTTCGGCTTCCTGTTCCTGGGTACCGCGCTGGTGATGGTGCGCCCAGTGCTGGACCCGGTGCTGTGGGTCGGGTTGTGGGGTGGGCTGTTGCTGGTCATCGCCTACAGCGCCTGGCGCCAGACCGAAGGTTTTGGTCGCGCCACCCACCTGTTCGGCGGCCTGGCCCTGTTGTCCGGGTTGTGGGGTAGCCTGCTGCTGATCGGGGCCGCCGGTGGCAGCGACGACCTGTTCAATCCGTTGCAGGTGTATCGCGCGCCGAGCTCCAGCGCGATCGCTGCGCCGACCGCCCACGATGCCTTCATCACCGTCAAGGATCCCGCCGAGTTGCAACGCCAGCTCGACGATGCCCGCGCCCAGGGCCAATGGGTGTTGCTGGACTACTATGCCGACTGGTGCGTGTCCTGCAAGATCATGGAGAAACAGGTATTCGGCAAACCCCAGGTCATGGAGGCCCTCAAGGAAGTGCGTCTGCTGCGCCTGGACGTGACCGCCGACAACCCCGCCAGTCGCGAACTGCTCGCTCGCTACAAGGTTCCGGGGCCACCCAGCCTGTTGTGGATCGGTGCCGACGGTGTCGAGCGTCGCAGCCAGCGCATTACCGGCGAAGTGGATGCCGCCGGTTTCCTGCAGCGCTGGGACATTACCCGGGACGCGCGCTGA
- a CDS encoding TlpA family protein disulfide reductase has translation MLTFTLGTFAIALNHLLLISALALATFVGWRVAKRGGDNPESVLFGLFMLGMLAARLAFVAWYWPHYRNDPWQIIDLRDGGFLAWPGVIVLLLAALYRGWRRPGLRRPMGFGVASGLAFWLLASLSLSIYEQGTRLPDITLRNAAGETLQLTDYQGGPLVINLWATWCPPCRREMPVLENAQQQRPDLTFLFVNQGESMQSVATFLETQGLSLSNMLFDRGGRLGQAVGSMALPTTLFYSPDGRLLSSHLGELSNASLAHALEAFEPSTPATAPATSVRKLPCPASATC, from the coding sequence ATGCTGACCTTCACCCTCGGTACCTTCGCCATCGCTCTCAATCACCTGCTGCTGATCAGTGCCCTGGCACTGGCGACCTTTGTCGGCTGGCGGGTGGCCAAGCGTGGCGGAGATAACCCCGAGTCGGTGCTGTTCGGCCTGTTCATGCTCGGCATGCTGGCGGCGCGCCTGGCTTTTGTCGCGTGGTACTGGCCCCACTACCGCAACGATCCCTGGCAGATCATCGACCTGCGCGACGGCGGCTTCCTCGCCTGGCCGGGGGTGATCGTGCTGTTGCTGGCCGCCTTGTATCGCGGCTGGCGGCGACCCGGGCTCCGACGCCCGATGGGTTTCGGCGTCGCCAGCGGCCTGGCGTTCTGGCTGCTGGCAAGCCTGTCGCTGAGCATCTACGAACAAGGCACGCGCCTGCCGGATATCACCCTGCGCAACGCCGCCGGGGAAACCCTGCAACTGACCGACTACCAGGGCGGCCCACTGGTGATCAATCTGTGGGCCACCTGGTGCCCACCCTGCCGCCGGGAAATGCCGGTGCTGGAAAACGCCCAGCAACAACGCCCCGACCTGACGTTCCTGTTCGTCAACCAGGGCGAAAGCATGCAAAGCGTCGCTACCTTTCTCGAGACCCAAGGCCTGAGCCTGAGCAACATGCTGTTCGACCGCGGCGGCCGCCTGGGCCAGGCCGTGGGTTCGATGGCCCTGCCGACCACGCTGTTCTATAGCCCGGACGGACGCCTGCTGAGCAGCCACCTGGGCGAACTGTCCAATGCGAGCCTGGCCCACGCCCTGGAAGCCTTCGAGCCCTCCACCCCTGCCACAGCACCCGCCACCTCTGTAAGGAAACTGCCATGCCCCGCCTCCGCCACCTGCTGA
- the dsbG gene encoding thiol:disulfide interchange protein DsbG, translating to MPRLRHLLTLTLGAALLHLPSVQAEELPAAIKQMEAKGAKIIGSFDAPDGLRGYAAQYQNRGMALYLTPDGKHVLLGNLYDAEGKDLSAEPLQKLVYAPMAKEVWAKFETSHWIQDGNQDAPRVVYLFSDPNCPYCTLFWEQARPWVKSGKVQLRHIMVGIIREDSPGKSAALLASKDPSKALDAHEKAGKQSTLKALKTIPADVQAKLDANLQLMDELELSATPAIFYLDAKGELQQQQGAPSPAKLAAILGPK from the coding sequence ATGCCCCGCCTCCGCCACCTGCTGACGCTGACCCTGGGCGCTGCCCTGTTGCACCTGCCGTCGGTGCAGGCCGAAGAACTGCCCGCCGCGATCAAACAGATGGAAGCCAAGGGTGCAAAAATCATTGGCAGCTTCGATGCGCCCGACGGCCTGCGCGGGTATGCCGCGCAATACCAGAACCGCGGCATGGCCTTGTACCTGACACCCGATGGCAAACATGTATTGCTGGGCAATTTGTATGACGCCGAAGGCAAGGACCTGAGCGCCGAGCCGCTGCAAAAACTGGTGTATGCACCGATGGCCAAGGAGGTATGGGCCAAGTTCGAGACCAGCCACTGGATTCAGGACGGCAACCAGGATGCACCGCGCGTGGTGTACCTGTTCAGCGATCCCAACTGCCCTTACTGCACGCTGTTCTGGGAGCAGGCACGGCCTTGGGTGAAGTCCGGCAAGGTGCAGTTGCGACACATCATGGTCGGCATCATCCGTGAAGACAGCCCGGGCAAATCCGCCGCCCTGCTGGCCAGCAAAGACCCAAGCAAGGCCTTGGACGCCCACGAGAAGGCCGGCAAACAAAGCACCCTCAAGGCGCTGAAAACCATCCCGGCAGACGTGCAGGCCAAGCTCGACGCCAACTTGCAGTTGATGGACGAACTCGAACTGTCCGCCACCCCGGCGATTTTCTACCTGGACGCCAAGGGCGAACTGCAACAGCAACAAGGCGCGCCGTCGCCGGCAAAACTGGCCGCGATACTCGGACCGAAATAA
- a CDS encoding alpha/beta fold hydrolase translates to MPFVTIDGEPLHYIDQGTGPAVLLAGSYLWDQTMWAPQIATLSSHYRVIALDLWGHGESGTLPQGTASLNDLARQALALLDHLGIERVALVGLSVGGMWGARLALSHPQRISALVLMDTYLGAEPEATRQYYFSLLKQIEEAGAITPQILDVVVPIFFRPGIDPQSALYRQLRDSLAALSAERLRRSIVPLGRITFGREDMLARLNQLNPDTTLLMCGEQDTPRPPSETMEMAELIGCPYQLVPEAGHICNLENPQFVTEALLAFLANR, encoded by the coding sequence ATGCCCTTCGTTACTATTGATGGTGAGCCCCTTCACTATATTGATCAGGGCACTGGCCCTGCCGTGCTCCTGGCTGGAAGCTACTTGTGGGACCAGACCATGTGGGCGCCGCAGATTGCCACGTTGTCCTCACACTATCGGGTGATTGCCCTGGATTTGTGGGGGCACGGGGAGTCCGGGACGCTGCCGCAGGGAACCGCTTCACTCAATGACCTGGCGCGCCAGGCACTGGCGTTACTCGATCACCTGGGCATTGAGCGTGTCGCACTGGTGGGTCTTTCAGTGGGCGGAATGTGGGGAGCGCGCCTGGCCCTGTCGCACCCGCAACGCATAAGCGCCCTGGTACTGATGGACACGTACCTGGGGGCTGAGCCCGAAGCCACTCGGCAATACTATTTCTCACTGCTCAAGCAGATTGAGGAGGCGGGTGCAATTACACCGCAGATCCTCGATGTCGTGGTGCCAATCTTCTTCCGGCCGGGAATCGACCCGCAATCAGCGTTGTATCGACAGTTGCGCGACTCATTGGCCGCGCTGTCAGCCGAACGGCTGCGCAGGAGCATCGTGCCGCTGGGGCGTATCACCTTCGGTCGCGAAGACATGCTGGCGCGCCTGAATCAATTGAACCCGGATACGACGCTGTTGATGTGCGGGGAGCAGGACACGCCAAGGCCGCCTTCAGAAACCATGGAAATGGCCGAGTTGATCGGTTGCCCTTACCAACTGGTGCCCGAGGCGGGGCACATCTGCAATCTGGAAAACCCACAATTCGTCACCGAGGCGTTGTTGGCATTCCTGGCCAATCGTTGA